From one Brachypodium distachyon strain Bd21 chromosome 4, Brachypodium_distachyon_v3.0, whole genome shotgun sequence genomic stretch:
- the LOC100844013 gene encoding dihydrofolate synthetase: MVSRFPSPIRWSRGLLRGTVSSSSRRGVSAMARGGEEGKLGEFLEYMDRLRNYERSGVPRGAGTDSDDGFDLGRMRRLLRRLGDPHTHYPAVHIAGTKGKGSTAAFLSNILREQGYNVGCYSSPHLLTIRERISVGEHGGPVPAALLSDLFDQAKEAIDQSIESESGALTHFEVFTTLSFLLFSRENVDFAIVEAGLGGARDATNVIRNTELAASVITTVGKEHLAALGGSLQSIAVAKSGIIKEGQPVIIGGPFSTDIEQIIRDRAFLTQSTVISACDPGVRSITRCVGWDYGKPYQSCDIAVQISNDMPLSMELHDIKLQLLGDHQRQNAVTASCTALCLRELGWNISDASIRAGLEKTQLLGRSQFLTHDEASVLGLDRSSTILIDGAHTEASAKALSDVIRTVEPEGPLALIIGMANDKEHLAFAAQLLSGRRPDIVLLTEARIAGGTARSMLASSLKDIWTGVAHDQGIDCTDIGVVTSDESPDLIDRLAAAATSSPNKPAPMMIGCGNAPFSRDLLKAASRLLQARSDNGDVGAPAGLICVTGSLHMVSSVLQQLEQ; encoded by the exons ATGGTATCCCGCTTCCCTTCACCCATCCGCTGGTCCCGCGGTCTACTGCGCGGGACagtgagcagcagcagccgccgcggGGTATCCGCCATGGCCAGAGGCGGAGAAGAGGGGAAGCTCGGGGAGTTCCTGGAGTACATGGACCGGCTCCGCAACTACGAGCGCTCCGGCGTGCCACGCGGCGCCGGGACCGACTCCGACGACGGCTTCGACCTAGGCCGCatgcgccgcctcctccgccgcctcgggGATCCCCATACCCATTACCCG GCTGTTCATATTGCCGGCACCAAGGGGAAAGGCTCGACTGCTGCGTTCCTGTCCAATATCTTGAGGGAGCAAGGCTACAATGTGGGCTGCTATTCCAG CCCACATCTTCTAACAATTCGAGAACGTATTTCTGTCGGAGAACATGGAGGCCCTGTTCCAGCTGCACTGTTGAGTGATCTTTTTGATCAGGCTAAGGAAGCTATTGATCAATCGATAGAATCAGAAAGTGGAGCCTTGACACATTTTGAg GTTTTTACCACTCTCTCATTTCTCCTATTCTCACGAGAAAATGTTGATTTCGCCATCGTTGAA GCAGGTCTTGGGGGAGCTAGAGATGCCACAAATGTCATAAGAAATACTGAACTAGCTGCATCAGTCATAACAACAGTTGGGAAAGAACATTTGGCTGCTTTGGGTGGTTCCCTCCAAAGCATAGCAGTGGCAAAGTCCGGAATCATCAAGGAAGGGCAACCA GTTATCATTGGCGGTCCATTTTCAACAGACATCGAGCAAATTATTCGGGACAGAGCATTCTTGACACAATCTACCGTCATATCTGCTTGTGATCCTGGTGTCCGGAGCATCACAAGATGCGTTGGTTGGGATTATGGAAAACCTTATCAAAGTTGTGACATTGCTGTGCAGATTTCAAATGATATGCCATTG TCTATGGAATTGCATGATATAAAACTCCAGCTGCTAGGAGACCATCAGCGTCAGAATGCTGTCACGGCTTCTTGCACCGCTCTATGTCTCCGTGAACTAG GATGGAATATATCCGATGCATCTATCCGAGCTGGTTTAGAGAAGACTCAATTGCTGGGGAGAAGCCAATTTCTTACACACGATGAAGCTTCGGTCCTCGGGCTTGACAGGTCATCCACCATTCTAATTGACGGAG CCCATACCGAGGCGTCTGCAAAGGCCTTATCTGATGTGATAAGAACCGTCGAACCAGAAGGACCTCTGGCTCTCATCATCGGAATGGCTAATGACAAAGAACATCTCGCATTTGCTGCGCAGCTTCTCTCAG GCAGAAGGCCGGACATCGTGCTGCTGACCGAGGCGAGGATCGCTGGAGGGACCGCCCGCTCCATGCTGGCTTCATCCCTGAAAGACATCTGGACAGGCGTCGCGCACGACCAGGGCATCGACTGCACAGATATTGGAGTGGTCACCAGTGACGAATCCCCggaccttatcgaccgtctggCTGCCGCGGCCACGTCGAGCCCCAACAAGCCTGCGCCGATGATGATCGGGTGCGGAAACGCGCCGTTCTCCCGCGACCTGTTGAAGGCCGCCTCCCGGCTGCTCCAGGCCCGGTCCGACAACGGCGACGTAGGCGCTCCTGCCGGCCTGATCTGCGTGACCGGCTCCCTGCACATGGTCTCATCAGTGCTGCAGCAACTCGAACAGTAG